From Acetobacteroides hydrogenigenes, one genomic window encodes:
- a CDS encoding phosphatase PAP2 family protein, producing MGWLLGVDTQILYFINGLHCPFLDAVMWQLSKPLVSLPVYAYFIYLLYKGEGKNLWRPLLAIALVVLLADRISVECFKDVVCRLRPSHTPGVMENLHYHIKPNGDAYHGGLYGFVSSHAANTFGVAVFIALYARRKAVTAIALSWAVVVSISRIYLGVHFPTDILAGGALGALIGWLCYYGYQRLARKYGWGNSAK from the coding sequence ATGGGCTGGCTTTTAGGGGTTGATACGCAGATTCTCTACTTTATTAATGGGCTGCACTGCCCTTTTCTGGATGCGGTAATGTGGCAGCTGTCGAAGCCGTTGGTTTCGCTACCTGTGTACGCCTACTTCATCTACCTACTATATAAGGGTGAAGGGAAAAATTTGTGGCGCCCCCTACTGGCTATTGCGCTGGTCGTTCTGCTCGCCGATAGAATTTCGGTGGAGTGTTTTAAGGATGTGGTTTGTCGGCTTCGGCCAAGCCACACTCCGGGAGTAATGGAAAATCTTCACTACCACATAAAGCCTAATGGCGATGCCTACCATGGTGGGCTGTACGGATTCGTATCGTCGCATGCAGCCAACACCTTTGGCGTGGCTGTCTTTATTGCTCTTTATGCAAGGCGTAAGGCTGTTACCGCTATCGCCCTATCGTGGGCTGTCGTAGTATCTATTAGCCGAATTTACCTTGGGGTTCATTTCCCTACCGATATACTAGCAGGTGGAGCCCTCGGTGCTTTAATTGGGTGGCTGTGCTACTATGGCTACCAGCGCTTGGCTAGAAAGTACGGCTGGGGGAACTCTGCGAAGTAG
- the obgE gene encoding GTPase ObgE, with the protein MQSNFVDYVKVFLRSGNGGAGSSHFRREKFVEFGGPDGGDGGVGGSIILRGSHQHWTLIHLKYRKHIHADNGECGHGQRRSGKSGEDVILEVPLGTIAKDAETGEVLLEVTEDGEEKVIAPGGIGGLGNWHFKTATNQAPRYAQPGMPGVEGWFILELKILADVGLVGFPNAGKSTLLSAISAAKPKIADYAFTTLEPNIGIVEHRDGKSFVMADIPGIIEGAHEGRGLGLRFLRHIERNSMLLFMIPADSKNIHEEYNVLVNELKMYNPELLDKKRILAITKSDMLDEELMAEIEQDLPGIPHVFISSVVGYHMQELKDMIWKQLNNE; encoded by the coding sequence ATGCAATCTAACTTTGTAGATTACGTAAAAGTCTTTTTGCGCTCTGGTAACGGTGGCGCTGGTTCCTCGCACTTTCGTCGCGAGAAGTTTGTTGAGTTTGGTGGACCCGATGGCGGCGATGGCGGCGTTGGGGGTAGCATCATTCTTCGTGGTAGCCATCAGCACTGGACGCTTATCCACCTAAAATACCGTAAGCATATACACGCCGATAATGGTGAGTGCGGCCATGGCCAGCGCCGAAGCGGCAAGTCTGGCGAAGACGTTATTCTTGAGGTTCCGCTTGGAACCATTGCCAAGGATGCCGAAACCGGCGAGGTGCTTCTCGAGGTAACCGAAGATGGCGAAGAGAAGGTGATTGCTCCCGGTGGAATCGGAGGCTTGGGCAACTGGCACTTTAAGACGGCAACCAACCAGGCGCCTCGCTATGCGCAGCCCGGTATGCCGGGTGTTGAAGGCTGGTTTATCCTAGAGCTTAAGATACTTGCCGATGTAGGGCTTGTTGGATTTCCGAACGCCGGAAAGTCGACCTTGCTTTCGGCCATATCTGCCGCAAAGCCAAAAATTGCCGACTACGCCTTTACCACTCTGGAACCTAACATCGGTATCGTAGAGCATCGCGACGGCAAGTCGTTTGTGATGGCCGATATTCCTGGTATCATCGAGGGTGCACACGAGGGGCGTGGGCTTGGACTGCGCTTCCTTCGCCATATTGAGCGTAACTCGATGCTCCTCTTTATGATTCCTGCCGACAGCAAGAATATCCACGAGGAGTATAACGTGCTGGTTAACGAGCTGAAGATGTACAATCCGGAGCTGCTCGACAAGAAGCGTATCCTGGCCATCACCAAGTCGGATATGCTCGACGAGGAACTGATGGCGGAGATCGAACAGGATTTACCCGGTATCCCTCATGTATTTATTAGTTCGGTGGTGGGGTACCACATGCAGGAACTGAAGGATATGATCTGGAAACAACTTAACAACGAATAG
- a CDS encoding adenylate kinase: MLNIVLFGAPGAGKGTQANLLAKEFGLMHLSTGDMLREEIAKGTELGMRAKSIEAGNFAPDEVVITLLEKAVQENKHGNGFVLDGFPRNIAQVGVLDSILASVGSSVTLMVSLDVAEDELAQRLLKRGEEAHRPDDSNIDIIRKRIRIYHERTEAVMGLYKNAGKYYEVDGVGTLDEILNRIKEQVAVATSNLKV; encoded by the coding sequence ATGCTAAATATTGTCCTATTTGGAGCACCTGGTGCCGGTAAGGGTACGCAGGCGAATCTGCTTGCAAAAGAGTTTGGGTTGATGCACTTGTCGACAGGAGACATGCTCCGTGAGGAGATCGCCAAGGGCACAGAGCTTGGGATGCGAGCAAAAAGCATCGAGGCGGGTAACTTTGCACCCGACGAGGTGGTGATTACGCTGCTTGAGAAAGCGGTTCAGGAGAATAAGCATGGTAATGGCTTTGTTCTTGATGGGTTTCCTCGTAACATTGCGCAGGTTGGTGTGCTCGATTCTATTCTTGCATCGGTAGGCTCGTCGGTTACCTTGATGGTTTCGCTTGATGTTGCCGAGGATGAGCTGGCACAGCGTCTGCTTAAGCGGGGAGAAGAGGCTCATCGCCCTGACGATAGTAACATCGATATTATAAGAAAGCGTATTCGAATCTACCACGAGCGAACTGAGGCCGTAATGGGGCTCTATAAAAATGCCGGTAAGTACTATGAGGTGGACGGTGTTGGAACCCTCGACGAGATCCTTAACCGCATTAAGGAGCAGGTTGCCGTGGCTACCTCTAACTTAAAGGTTTAA